DNA sequence from the Scylla paramamosain isolate STU-SP2022 chromosome 4, ASM3559412v1, whole genome shotgun sequence genome:
atcatcccttcccttcccttctcttcctccctttccgtcctcccttcccttccgtgTTCATAGTTTTGCACTTACATtcatcatcccttcccttcccttgccttcaaCATTATTTATAAGGCAGAATCGTGTACTACCACCGATGTATTATTGTTATGGCCGTAAATATGCACCTCCGTCAAAAGAAGCAAGTTTTATCGTAAGGCGCAGCAGTATAACATGTCATAcgccctccttttctttccttccttcctattccctcagtcttctttcctccctatctaccttccttccttgcttcctttcttcttgctccccttcctcttcctcatgctcctccttttcctctcatttctcctcgtacttttccccctcctaatcttcttttttctccttcacttgggctttcgttttttttttttttaaagtttcaacTGATTtgtctttactttcctcctcctcctcctcctcctcctcctcctcctcctcctcttcctcctccccgatctcctactttcctttccttactcttttcctacaattcccttcttccttcccaagTGTTTGTGCCCATTCCCGCGCCTCCATTCATAGCCGCGCGCTTTCTTAGAGTATCGATCACCTGGGACTTGGCGGCACCTGTGCAAAAAGATCCCTTCCCCTTCAGAGGCCTCGACCTTCCGCCCCGCCGGCCCGTGAGTGGATGCGGACCAAAGGATCTCcgcttcttgtgtgtgtgcctgaTGGGAGAGGAATAAACGGCGTGATTGCTCTCGTGATACGGGGCGagttgaagaaagaaagcaggtgaaaggagagagtggagtatgtacttgagagagagagagagagagagagagagagagagagagagagagagagagagagagggagggaggaggtaaggagcGAGAGTGGAGTGGCTGGCCATGACGGAGGCGAATAACTTGACCGATTTcctaagtggaggaggaagttgttATCAGGATATTGTTATCGTGAAGACAAGCCCGCAGTGATGCGTCACACTTGGACACTTTTACTGAGAACGACCAAGCGAGCAAAATTAGTCTTGCGAGGACGAGTTCAGCGAGATCTCCATCTTCAGAATTCCTAGCGAAGACTGTCTCACAGCCCGCCTGGTGTGCCTGCAGTAACATTAGTTTTCTTCGGAAAACCACATTGAAAATTATTTCATCTTCGAATTGTATAGAAGCAGTGAATGGTGGTTTCCATTTCTCTTTGAATGTATCTTTTGCAAGAATGTATATTGGATTGAATTATGTTTGTTGCTTTTCTATTATCAACATGCATTGTAATTTTATTGCTGTATCTGATATTGTATAGAAGCAGTGAATGGTGGTTTCCATTTCTCTTTGAATGTATCTTTTGCAAGAATGTATATTGGATTGAATTATGTTTGTTGCTTTTCTATTATCAACATGCATTGTAATTTTATTGCTGTATCTGATACCATGTACCGTAAAGTGTACtgtacaagtattttttttatttttattttttacataaaataataattcatgAGCACTAAAATTAGATATCTTTGTACTGAATTGAGTTCATGTACTCGGAGCACGTGTGTAATGGTGCAAGTGTGTCGCTGGTGCTTGACGTCTGAGAAGAGACTGATAAATaggacactgtgtgtgtgtgtgtgtgtgtgtttgtgtgtgtgtgtgtgtgtgtgtgtgtgtgtgtgtgtgtgcgcgcgcgctcgcCCGCGGTAGAATGAATGATGATTCGTCTCCCTTGGTGTGAACGGAACCGGCAGTGGCGTCTCATCATTAGCACTTCTCCCAGACGCGTCCTTCGTCACCAACTTCTTTATAACAAATAACCTGTTTGAGCTTCACAGTACAAGGTGTTCCTCCACAATGAATACCACTTCGCCCAAATACAGGGAACAGCATGCAATAAAACATTGGGTTGTCGATCATTAGAATCACATACTGGTATAAGCTGTTATATTACTGTTATAGCGTAGAGGCAAATTGTACCTTGAAGCAATAAAAGTTTGGGGGTTTTGGTGTGTGGGTGTCGACTCTCTCAAATTgagtcattctttttttttttgtgtgtgtgtgtgtatgtgtgtgtgtgtgtgtattttcaaaTAAGTTTCAACAGCGTCGCAGATTAGTGGTGGTGTCTGCagtgtggtggtaatggtcgTGTCCCTGTCTGCATCAACACGCTaagcttcttttccttcctctcctcacgtACACGCGGCTGAcattgatgctgctgctgctgttgtcctcctcctcctcctcctcttcctcctcctcagtgatgtgacgaaagaaaaaaaatatataataaaaaccaGCATCGCACGTGGAAACCCGAACGGAGCAAgcacccagaaaaaaaatgtaatccaACTCTTGCCGCTCCCTTTTGTTTTAGGCCTCATGAAAGGGAGTACGTTGTCCTTGCAGGATTTTTTTTCGTACAAAGGATCAAAGGGGTCTTTTATACTCATCATTCAGTAAAGGATGAGCagaagagaagtagagagagggTAACGAGTGCAAAACAGACGAGAACGGGAAGAcgaggctttgtgtgtgtgtgtgtgagagagagagagagagagagagagagagagagagagagagagagagagagagagagagagagagtcataaatcTACACAAGTCTAGTCATTTATTTGCGAGGTGAACACTAACAGGAAGGGACGAGTAGGCAGGGGAGCATCAACAAGAGCAAGGTGTGGccgccctttgtgtgtgtgtgtgtgtgtgtgtgtgtgtgtaaacagccCCGACAGGTCGTCTTCCTTCACGCTCTGCTCCCCGCCAGGACTCGGGTTGTGCTAGGTCGtgagcagggagaggagggagaggagggaggtcaggtcaggtgactCAGAGATATATAAACGCGCTAGCATTTGTTTATCTGTACGTACTTAAGCAGTATTGTTTAGCatgctgttttcttctttctttatcagtgtttatttatcatttgttattttgtgtacttttttatgttgctgtttgttgctgctgttgttgttcttgctgttgttgtcgctgttattataagtagtattagtcttatttcatcatcatcatcattatcatcatcatcatcattctccacCATCTCTTCGGTGCAGTGACTACTGTGCCTGGGTACAAATCCGCGGGGCCCGGTTCGAATCCAGGCAGGGGCAGCCCGGGCACAGGTCACCCAGCTATTCACCCTTCCTCCGGTCATTCCTCCGGTCGATATATTGGTAGCTGGGAAAACCTGGGAAAGGTACACTATGAAAATTGATGTCACGGGTGCCACTTGTCCCGGGGTAAGGGATTTCCACCACAGATTCAGAGGCCAATGAAACGGAGGCGAGCGCTGAGACCACGCGCAGTTATGCCCTATGCACCCAACTTTATCTTTACTTATTAGTTATATGTAACTGTCcgattttttgtttatatgtaaCTGTCctattttttgtatcttttttttttttttttttttttttgcagattttctgttgtatttccttattattCCCACGTACTTTTCAATTTGTTCATTTCTGTACACTTTCTTTTAGCGATACTGCTAGCGATATATACTGTTAGTTGTAATCTCTGCCTAAGTTTGCATTTTCGTTATCATCTTAGTTATGGTTTGTTTAATATTTCTACGTCCTTGTACCATTTCAATAAAGTACTCGAGGTACACTTTTGCTGAGTGTTTTACGGCAGTGAGACAGTCGCGTATCCTTGGCAGTGATTCCCTAATGAGCAAACTGTAGACAGGACAACTCCGCTGCCAACTCGGATCAGCGAGAAATAATCAGTTTATTGAAATATTGGCGGTGCAACAGATCTTGTCTTGTCACGATGAATATCGTTAACAGATCTAGAGGCCAGACGGACACGAGGTCAGTGGTAAAGCCGCGCCAACACTCGTCACAGTATCCTACCCAGTACTGCTCGGATTTTTTGGTTTTTCCaagtttcatgtattttttgggATTTTTTATGCCCACGGAAGCCTTGCCATTTTGAGTTCAAGTGATGTGCTGTGTTGAGATAAGGTGGcgggaataacattaccacacgCACAACGGAAGGTCATGAGCCCAGCTGATAAAGTTACTTAAAAGCAAAGTTGGGAAAAAATGTGTCATAAAATTCAAACAGCATCATAAAAGTCACCCGTATCCGGTTTGTGTATtgcaaaaatataataacagataaagaaagaaataggtgaataaaaatataaaaaatttattaatattttagaaatatatataaagaagaaactGATGCGTTGCTGAAGGAATATCTGGATCAGGTTTGTGCGGCACAAAAACTACACTTGCATTAAAGTGCGTCTTCACTCGCCTAGGCGCGtggggaagaaaaaacaacaaatcaaGAAGTGggactaaagaaaataaataaatgcttagCAAGCAGCGGTAGATTTCCAGGCAcaattgtttgtttacatttaagtattttgtgcgtgagtgcgtgcgtgcgcgcatgtgtgcgtgcgtgtgtgcgtgcatgtgtttCTATTCAGTATATCCGTTTCTGTTTGTATCGGCGACCTTCAATGCAGGGTGCTCTCTAATCGCCCTTCCCACAGCCTCGCAACTATCTCGCTTCCCGGCTGTGTGGCGCCGCCTGCTGCCTCTCCTCGCACCTCTTCTCCCCtgggtaacagagagagagagagagagagagagagagagagagagagagaaaggatggcgATTGTACACTACCTCGTGGAAAGCccaaaggcaaggcaaggatgGTTATTGTACACTACCTCGTGGAAAGCccaaaggcaaggcaaggatgGTTATTGTACACTACCTCGTGGAAAGCccaaaggcaaggcaaggatcGTTATTGTACACTACCTCGTGGAAAGCccaaaggcaaggcaaggatcGTTATTGTACACTACCTCGTGGAAAGCCCAAAGGCAAGGCAAAgcaaagcaaggcaaggcaaggcaaggcgagaCGAGATAGGGAGGGTAGTTCTTGAGAAACAGGTCCCACTAGTGTAGTGTTgtataggagtgtgtgtgtgtgtgtgtgtgtgtgttacgtaatATACTACTTGTACAATATGACTACTTgtacaatatgagagagagagagagagagagagagagagagagagagagaatattgtttgcttgtttgtccaCCCCGGAGAAAATGTTTCCATCACGAATGGTTCTCTGATAGAACGCTACGACACACACAGAAGCGCCATGTTTGCATGGCCACAAAGATCGCCTGGAGGCCCACGTGCACGGCCACCATCACCTTGATAACCTCCACTGCTACCACCTCCactcccaccacctccactcccaccaccacctcagtcaCCAGGACAACTATTACCCCAACCACTtacacagcaacagcagcagcaacaacaacaacaacaagaacaacaacaacaacatcagtaacagcagcaccaccaccaccaccaccaccaacaacaacaacaacaacaacaacaacaacatcagtaacagcagcagcaccaccaccaacaacaacaacaacaacatcagtaacagcagcagcagcaccaccaccaccaccaccaccaacaacaacaacaacaacaacaacaacaacaacagcaccaccaccaccaccaccaccaccaccaccaacaacaacaacaacaacaacaataacaacaacaacaacaacaggctgATTATTAGATACGTGGACAGTCAGTAGTAAAAGATTTtaaatatagataaagatgaaagtaacaaacacacacacacacacacacacacacacacacacacacacacacacacacacacacacacacacacacacactatgccgCAGTTTACATAAGAAAGTAAGGTTTATGTTTTCTTACAAGATTATCGACGTCGTTCTGGGCTTTCAAGCACGGAGACAtttttgctcctccttccttttccctccctcacatcgGGCCTGCTTCTGGTGCGCTGCAgagaatggtggtagtggtgctggtggtggtggtggtggtgcagcagtaGCCGTGGAAGGCTCCTTCCCCTGCGTCTCACCGTCAGCTTTCCCGCCTCCCCGACCCACAGAGCGCGGCTCACCCAACACCACCGCCTACTTAGTCTCCTAATTATTAAATTCCTACCCACCCTAGATCAGCTTGGCACGTGTTTTATATGACTTAGCGACgaggaatatgtgtgtgtgtgtgtgtgtgtgtgtgtgtgtcttatacTTAACCTCGTTACACTTTGTGTTTTGTggttctgtttgtctgtcgttcttttatctgttgttgtttgcttCTGTGTTACGAGTTGTCTTAGACTAGGGCTGTCAGCATACTTACTGCCTCGCTGTAACCCAGATAAGCTTCCTTTCTTGAGTGTCGTGCTTCATgacagcatgcaaagccacacacacacacacacacacacacacacacacacacacacacacacacttcactaaTTGATTATTTATTACATTGAATGTCCGTTGAGTTACGGAATGCGTGtacgagtgagagtgagaggatgtAAAGAcggaaaggtgagggaaggtgaggagagggcGCAGCGTGAttggagtgaagggagggagggagggagggaaggaaggaaggagggaggttgCAGTAAGCATAATGAGTCACGGAAAATAATACTGACTCAGGTTGGAGCTCTCGTGGCTGGTGACCGAGTgtgtggtgatgttgatggtggtagtggtgatgactcGGCGGTATGTACGTACATACACGTCACTTCGTGGTGGATAGCGAGTGTGGTGGTCGTGCTGGCTCCTGTGGCTCCTGTGGCTCCTGTGGCGTGTCGTATGTAGGGCTCTGGGATGCTGCGTCCTATATAGAGTTTTGGGATgaggtgtgcatgtgtgtgtttactattttcctatttgtatttttataggaTCGAGTTAAATTCGTGATTCTCCGTCTTTTGAGCCTGAATTATCGTGGTATAAGTTTAGAGGTGTATGCCACACACGCACTGCTTCCCCTCGCTAAAGTGTTCCACTGATCTATTGCTCTGTTGGGAATCACTCTATTTGTATAACTATATTTCTACAAATTCTTATCTCTTCCTAatatttttgttgtgtgtgtgtgtgtgtgtgtgtgtgtgtgtagattgtTTTAATCAGTCGCTATATTTGGATAACTAAATATAATTTATCTCTCGttaatcttgtgtgtgtgtgtgtgtgtgattgtttcGGGCGTGACTTACAATAAAAAGCACAGAGGCAAGCAAACAGATAACCATACAACACCCAtgtcataaaaataaaactggtgaaacacacacacaccacgtttATCATAAAGGCCGCAACCCCACCCCATCTGCCTATCTGGGGTGCAGCTGTTACACCTTCACCCTTAATTTTccggcgtggcgtggcgtggctggctggctgggtgcaCTCATTGTCACCACCtcctgagagagggagagagagagagagaatgattatcATTTCTTgctccattttatttattcgttcatttatttgtgtatggAGTGTGACGTGAACGTGCGTTTCGGAGATGAACTGAAATccagctaaattttttttttatttccacagCATCCGGAATACTCGGAGAATGAACTCACCAATCTCTTCCAACTGTTCTGCAAATACGCGGAACCGAACACGAAGAAGGGCACCATCTCCCTGGAGAGCTTCAAGAAGTTGCTGGAGGCGCTGGAGCTGACGCAGACCCACCTGGAGGCCAAGGAGACCTACGACAAAGTGGCGAAAGACGGCAAAGTCACGCTGGACGAGTTCATGAAGCTGGTGAAAGATCTTACTGCCAAGACTGGCAAGATCAACCTGGACGTAAGTGGCGCTTCGCTATCATCGGAAAGTCTTGGCTTaattgatgtttattttttagttatttacttcattctgtctcatatttagctttttttttgtggtaaagAGTATTAATGtttgtgttcgttttttttttttttccttgaaaaTTGTCTACTCGATTACAGatattaaggaaaaataataataaagaccgTATGCCTATAGCTAGGTTTTCAGAGTATAACATTTTGATGTCCGAGTCATTCCTCGCACTTTCCATCCAGAAGTGTTGATCCTTGGTTATTGCTTGTGTGTGGAATCCGACAAGTGCTCCGGGCGTTTGGATGAATTTTTGAACTCCGTATTTTATGATGATATTAAGATACTTAGTCGTAAGAATGGAGGCATCTGTTTTAAATAGTTAACTAATTATTTCGACTGTAGACACAGGAATCAGAATTTGAGACCCCAAAGAAAGCTAATGTTTTGCCTTGTCTCGACCAGCTGGTGGTGAAGTTGGCTGctcaggaggaggtggatgtggACAATGTGGGAGTTGGCGGCGCCAAGAGATTCTTCGAGGCCAAGGCGCGTATCTTGGAGGTCGGGGATGCTGCCTACCGCGCCTtcgaagacaagaagaaagaggaagaggaaaggaagaaaagacaagaggaatttcaaaagaagaagcaacagtTTCAACCAGCGGCCTAGAGCTCTACACAGACGTGCCA
Encoded proteins:
- the LOC135099868 gene encoding EF-hand domain-containing protein D2 homolog isoform X2; the protein is MGDVKLVTLLDVAKHPEYSENELTNLFQLFCKYAEPNTKKGTISLESFKKLLEALELTQTHLEAKETYDKVAKDGKVTLDEFMKLVKDLTAKTGKINLDLVVKLAAQEEVDVDNVGVGGAKRFFEAKARILEVGDAAYRAFEDKKKEEEERKKRQEEFQKKKQQFQPAA
- the LOC135099868 gene encoding EF-hand domain-containing protein D2 homolog isoform X1, coding for MSVFGSAVLASHATCTPLPLFRTARTMGDVKLVTLLDVAKHPEYSENELTNLFQLFCKYAEPNTKKGTISLESFKKLLEALELTQTHLEAKETYDKVAKDGKVTLDEFMKLVKDLTAKTGKINLDLVVKLAAQEEVDVDNVGVGGAKRFFEAKARILEVGDAAYRAFEDKKKEEEERKKRQEEFQKKKQQFQPAA